One region of Ahniella affigens genomic DNA includes:
- a CDS encoding tetratricopeptide repeat protein, which produces MDPWTCPACGGKNRVGLAHCLRCGKPAPRLSTPASQHAEQFVAQARQGPFFKDFPEALDFSAESLVRLDAVINAMFGPDGRAVGQTNWQPQGMILQTVIDFGAYVGEVLCRALPVHWQMHPQFPQAVIQARVVDAQGRVINTFAQVALRFRDGANQPIAALFTALTGRRLPAWAMPQEAAGIVQEVPPAEPLHVPSAPNAATLDAGAIATIFQTCRAHIERGHFGNVVLTMKPLIGIHLETAELGTQAELLIQAEAFEPALVALQELAAREPQSERWPELWCLVLTRLGRLDQAQGVLSKALRQFPTSASLPRRQAFLQLKSRQYDLAELALLKLLRSHPDEVELLIGLAEAQLQQGRAQDALVSLQRVLRVPQLSPQHRHAATEQINRIRGGHSAAVRPATPAAAPEAPVRSPLAPEPSPEAEVHASKAYNQAIALAREKRFPEALPWFKRAVELDAFNATHWKDFGNCMKDCGHPEPARACLEHALKLDPNYTLARYLIGECFEAEKRTEQAIACYRQILNDLKSDPRWVDRAFTRLQVLGAA; this is translated from the coding sequence ATGGATCCCTGGACCTGTCCGGCATGTGGCGGTAAGAACCGCGTGGGCCTCGCGCACTGCCTGCGCTGCGGCAAACCAGCGCCCCGGTTGTCGACACCGGCCAGTCAGCATGCGGAGCAGTTTGTTGCGCAGGCTCGGCAAGGGCCCTTTTTCAAGGATTTCCCAGAGGCACTCGACTTCAGTGCCGAGAGTCTGGTGAGGTTGGATGCGGTCATCAATGCGATGTTCGGACCAGACGGCCGCGCTGTCGGTCAGACCAACTGGCAGCCGCAAGGCATGATCCTGCAAACGGTTATTGACTTTGGCGCCTATGTTGGTGAGGTGTTGTGCCGCGCGCTGCCGGTCCATTGGCAGATGCATCCGCAGTTTCCGCAAGCGGTGATTCAGGCTCGTGTGGTCGATGCGCAAGGGCGTGTCATCAACACGTTTGCGCAAGTGGCGTTGCGGTTTCGCGATGGCGCGAATCAGCCCATCGCGGCCTTGTTCACGGCATTGACTGGGCGCAGACTGCCAGCCTGGGCGATGCCACAAGAAGCTGCCGGTATTGTTCAAGAGGTTCCGCCGGCCGAGCCGCTCCATGTGCCGTCCGCGCCTAACGCCGCTACCCTGGATGCAGGTGCGATCGCTACGATTTTTCAGACGTGCCGTGCCCACATTGAACGTGGGCACTTTGGCAATGTCGTTCTGACAATGAAGCCGCTGATTGGGATTCATCTTGAGACCGCTGAACTCGGAACCCAAGCCGAACTGCTGATTCAAGCCGAAGCCTTTGAGCCAGCCTTAGTCGCACTGCAAGAGCTTGCTGCGCGCGAGCCACAGTCAGAACGCTGGCCCGAGCTCTGGTGTTTAGTGCTGACCCGACTTGGTCGCCTCGATCAGGCGCAGGGCGTTTTGAGCAAAGCGCTGCGGCAGTTCCCAACCAGCGCGTCCTTGCCAAGGCGTCAGGCGTTTCTGCAGCTCAAGTCTCGGCAATATGATCTGGCGGAATTGGCGTTACTGAAGCTCCTTCGAAGCCACCCAGATGAGGTCGAATTGCTGATCGGGTTGGCTGAAGCGCAACTACAACAGGGCCGCGCACAGGATGCGCTGGTCAGTTTGCAGCGCGTGCTGCGTGTGCCTCAGCTGAGCCCGCAGCATCGTCATGCGGCAACGGAGCAGATCAACCGGATTCGGGGTGGCCATTCGGCTGCGGTCAGGCCCGCAACGCCGGCAGCGGCGCCAGAAGCACCCGTTCGATCACCGCTGGCGCCAGAACCCAGTCCGGAAGCCGAAGTACATGCCAGCAAGGCCTACAATCAGGCGATTGCTTTAGCGCGCGAGAAGCGCTTTCCGGAAGCGTTGCCGTGGTTCAAGCGAGCGGTGGAACTCGATGCTTTCAACGCAACGCACTGGAAGGACTTTGGCAACTGCATGAAAGACTGCGGACACCCGGAACCTGCCCGGGCCTGTTTGGAGCACGCCTTGAAGCTCGACCCCAACTACACACTGGCGCGCTATCTCATTGGCGAGTGTTTTGAAGCCGAGAAACGAACCGAGCAAGCAATTGCTTGTTATCGGCAGATACTCAACGACTT